The DNA region CCGGATGCCGAAGTTGCCCGGCACGTTCGGGTTGCTGTCGACGTCGAGCTTGCCGATGACGGCCTTGCCGTTCAGCTCGTCGGCCAGCGCCTCGACGGCCGGCGCAATCATGCGGCAGGGTCCGCACCACTCCGCCCAGAAGTCGACGAGCACGGGTTGATCCGTGCTGCCGATCACCTGCATGAAATTCGCGTCGGTCAGCACCTGCACGTTCTCGGAAGCCATCGTTGTGTCCTCTCGCCTGCCCCGCCCTCAGGCGGGCACCACCGTCCCGCCCGCCATGCGCGCCCTCGCCCGCC from Luteitalea sp. TBR-22 includes:
- the trxA gene encoding thioredoxin codes for the protein MASENVQVLTDANFMQVIGSTDQPVLVDFWAEWCGPCRMIAPAVEALADELNGKAVIGKLDVDSNPNVPGNFGIRSIPALLVFKGGQLVDQTIGVQSKDALKRLLERHM